The DNA region TATAATCTCAAACATGAATGCAAAGGTTGACCCTTGGCCGAAAAGCTATATGCATTAAGTGGTCGGTTTCGTACAGTTGAACAATCCCTGCTACAATTAAAGATTGACGCTGTTTCGACTTCCAAATTCACAACAATCTCATAACTCACTCAAATGAGTTAACGTGGGTAAGAAAACAGCGACACAATTTTAACATCCTCCAAACTTTCCTTCCCCTTTACAAATCCAACTCATTGCTCAATGTAaccaaatccaaaaaaaaatggaaattattttttaaagtggGTAACTAAGTTCAACGTTCATGTCTTCTTTTAATTGTacattagtataataataaatttattcctCAATGATTTTGTCAATTAGGTcttaatttaaaacaatcaaTTACACATTGACACAAAGGTTGCAGActgaatttgttaaattaagacaaaattgtTAGAATGTATAAACTTTGagtgctaaatttattattatatcaattaaaattatgtataattgacaaaaaaatattaatctcATGATTAATTGTTCTTAATTGCTCAGTTTTGAAATTGACAAGAATTATATtgctctaatttttttataagctaatttgcttaatatcaaaattgagagggactagagttttttttttaaatggaacgAAAGTATTTAAAACTTAGCCAATAAGGCAAAGGCCAACGCCTTGAACTTTGAAGGCCTAGATTCGAGTTCCATCATTTGTATTTGCAATATGTAGATCTTTCTCTCACAATGTGCATATACTTTCAATAGATTTTACCTagtttctctttaaattttatgCCTTTGTCTAATTCTTCATCCGCTCTGCTTTATATTGATTGATTCTAGAGACAGCTATAGTTGGTCCGGCTTGTATGTACTTGTAATTGTACCATCGTGAATTTGTACaacttcaagaaaaagtttaaaccACGGTTATAAGATGACATGTTTTTATAGGCATGGTCTCCTAATTTTACTGTGGATTCGATCCCAATGGTCAAAGCAAGGATCACAGATATTTGCATGGAACAAGGAAGTAACAGAAATTTGAAGCTATTGTGTTGCAATGCATCAAGAATTGGAGTAAGATCCCGACCTTAACATTGAATATCTATAATGAAGCTTATCATTTACAGTGTTTCTGATTGGTTGAGGATCGAACCGAATGTTCCCTTTTTCTGTTCCCATTAAAGAACAGATATGAGAACAATTATTAGCTTTTTAACCCCAGAAATGGGTAAAGCAAGAAGGGAATAAACTACAAAGGACCTTTAAGCAGAGATCAATTTCAAAGGTGATCTAATCTTGAGGACATCTTTTTAATTGTCAAGTGGGTATTTCCAGCTTTTTGTTTCATGGTTTCATCAACTGTTGTTTAATATAATTAAGGACTTCATCCACTTTGACTGTCCATGCAACGGATACTGGGGAATAGCCTGTCCATGGATTGCTTTCATTCCATCTGCACCAAATCATATCACCAACATGAGTAACCACACTAGCAAATCTAATTGCATTTTATGATAATACTAATTGGCAAATACTTGTAATGGAATACCTTTTTAATCCTTGATCCAACAAGGTATGCCCCTTGCATATGCCCTGCGTCTCGACCCTCACCACTCCCTTCTTGTATGTGAAGAGATCGGGCCGAGCTAGAGCCATGAAACTAACAGGATCATGGAGGAATATCCCTGGTACGAAAATTTTTGgttgttaaaatttttcattgtTACTCCcttaaaatgaataaattcagaAGGTGAGGAGGAAACACAAGAAAACCAGTTGGTGATTTCAAAATATTACCATGTATGCCGTCGGACTTCACATGCCAATCTCTGTAGAATTTGCACATGTCACATAGAACCTGAGCATATTTCCCCTCTGATTGCTTCAATTCGAGGAGGTCAACGTCTATCGGATAAAAAGATGATGTTTCATTGTCAAGATGACTACCTCAAATATAAAAGCAAATGAAACTTGTTTACGAAGAAGAATGGCAGCTAAGTTCTCACCTGCCATTAGGACTTGGGTAGTAATGTTTAGTCCAACGATAACGATATTTGCTCCCGACGTAAACACAACATCAGCTGCTTCAGGGTCCCCATATATCTGTAGTCGGACAAATAAATTCAGACAAATAAATTCAGAAGAGTTGCTTAATGGAGGGTTGCTCAAGTGAAAACTAATGTCGTTTGCTAACTAGCCGGTTGCAACTCAATCTTGTAAAGGTTAAGGCGAGACCATGATCACGATGAGATCGAGGGATTGACTAAGCCGAGCAAAAGAAATTAAACAAGTTTTCAACTGAAAAGGAAGTTTCCCCTCCAAAATGAATTAAACACTCAAGACAGCTTCCCTAGTACTAATAAAGTGATGACCGATCAAGAAAGACCTTCGATTAGTAATACTTTCAAAGAAACACAAGGTCAACTTCGAAAACTTGTAGCTTGTCCTTGGAAACTAAACTTTTCCAAAAAGAAGAATGATAATATGGAGCTTGTAGTAAGAAACAAACTTAGGATCCTTTTGTGCTTACATTTGCTTCAGCAGCAGGATTTACATTTCCTAATGCAAAGAATGAGCCACCAAGTACAACTATATTCTTCACCTTGCTGGCAAAGGAAGAGTCCCTTTTGATTGcctggatttaaaaaaaaagagaaactgTGTTTAAGCACTTACCTGCGAAGCCCATAACCAAAATGGAGGAAATTGATAAGAGAGTAGCAAGGTCTTACCAGTGCCAAGTTTGTGAGTGGTCCAAGTGCAAGTATAGATACTTTACCAGGATATTCAGAAACCTTCCCAACTAAAAATTCAAAGGCAGTCTTATCAGATTTGCTAGTTTTTGGTGGAGATAGGAATATATTCCCCAGTCCATCAGAGCCATGAACAAAGTCGGCAACATTCGGCCTCCCACCCTTTTCCATACAAACCAACCACAATTAGGCTATGGTAAATAAAAGATATAGTAAttgcccccccccccccaaaaaaaaaaggaaaaaaaagaaaaaaaaaggaagaatatCAAAGCACAATAAAGCAAGTTAACAATTGCAGCGAGGCCCATTAGTATTCCCATGGAATTACATTGTAATTTAGGAAAGGGAAAACTGAAGCATTTACCGTAAGCGGCTCGGGGCTGCCTTGTGCTACAGGAACATCAGGACGCCCTGCGATTTCACACTATCCTTTTGCACCTCGAAAAGAGGATAAAATCATGAACGTATTCCAAATGCATATGAAAACCAGAAAGGAGAAGCACGTACCAGAAGTAAGGCATTACGAGTGGCATCTTCGGTTTGGACATTGCCAAATATGGTGGTCAAACCTAAGATCTCATATTCTGGATTTTGAAATGCCATAAAGATCGCCATGCTATCATCTGTTAATCAAATGAAAAACGCATTCATACATTGTTCAGGGTCAAACTCAAACAAAATCTCTACATATCTAATCCTGCCAATCAATCAATCCACTCCATATTGTTTTCACTTCCttgtataatttaataaaaattttccggtttcattatatacatatcaaaacccGAAACTTTCCTATATAGATCTCATCACACGCCCCTCGAATAAAACTTTTCTATATAGACAGAGAGAGTCAACGTAGCTTTTTAAATGAAACTTTATAGCTTATCCCGAAGTAAAACTCCAAGgacaaatataaattgaaaaagtaaaattGTTTCCTATTTCATTATAATTCTAGTTTATGCAACTAAATTGGCAGCCAACCagagaaaaagtaaataaataaaaaggagcgAAACTGACCAATCCCGGGATCGGTATCGATAATGAGCTTGTTCCTGTTGGCATGTGAGAGTAAAAGGCCATCGCTTCCGCCATTAACGACAATTCCATCGTGACAATCTTTCTTTAATTCATAATCCATATTCAACGCAATTAGAAAAACACAAAGTGGTAATAATCTAATCTAAGATTTTAATGAATATGGATGTGAATAAAAAAACAATTGAGAGATTTGAATTTCTTGTTTTAATTGTCgtagaggaagaggaagaggaagaggtaGGCCGCTCTGCGATGCCAACAGAGAGTCCCCCCAAGAAGAACACCAAACAAAGAtgtgttttattttggtttatggGATATGATGTTACTTCCTCCTTTAATACTAGTTTAAAGCGCCTTAAGGTGGGGGTATGCTGACGTCAGCATAATTGATTTGTAACAGCGAATGGTAAATGGCAACGTGGGTTAATGTGAGTGGTCCTAATCTTGGACCGTATCGTATGGGATCAGAGcagaaataataattattcagaAAAAGGGAGGACAACCtgttgtttaatttaaaaaaaagtagtcATTGGTTGGGTGAAGGTACAATTTCATAGACGATGCTGATGATGATGCATCTATTTTATATTATCCTTTATGTATAATCATCATGATTCATATGCAACTATTAAATTGGAATTGTGACCAACATTTAAATGAGAAAGATTTGATAATTGGGAGATAAATGTTGATTAATGGATAAATATttactataaattttaaaactgtTTCATATCTAAGACAATGTatataattaacaattttaatacaACAAGTTGTGTAAGAATTGTTAGGTTGAGAATTATTTATGAGATATATTGAAATTCCAAAACAACTGAATGCTTCAATTTCACAACATTGGCGGCCaagaaaattcaatataaaagaCTTTGGGCACGATAAATTTGTAGACTATGATTTTGCATCATATTTACACAATATAAATTTGTTTTAATAGATATATTGTATTtggattatataatatatataaataattaatattattatatgatgCGTATATGCATATGAATTTGTATGTGATATTTTTCTTCTGTTTATTTCTATGTAATATTTATGGTTATATAatatgcatataaattttatttatttgaactatTATCTAGAATTTATATAAGGTACGAgtttagaataaaattaaattgataaaaataatttttattatttattatattattaaattggtttttgaattatttttattttattattaaattttgaatattgaaaaatatttattaaaaa from Gossypium hirsutum isolate 1008001.06 chromosome A04, Gossypium_hirsutum_v2.1, whole genome shotgun sequence includes:
- the LOC107948468 gene encoding uridine nucleosidase 1, which gives rise to MDYELKKDCHDGIVVNGGSDGLLLSHANRNKLIIDTDPGIDDSMAIFMAFQNPEYEILGLTTIFGNVQTEDATRNALLLCEIAGRPDVPVAQGSPEPLTGGRPNVADFVHGSDGLGNIFLSPPKTSKSDKTAFEFLVGKVSEYPGKVSILALGPLTNLALAIKRDSSFASKVKNIVVLGGSFFALGNVNPAAEANIYGDPEAADVVFTSGANIVIVGLNITTQVLMADVDLLELKQSEGKYAQVLCDMCKFYRDWHVKSDGIHGIFLHDPVSFMALARPDLFTYKKGVVRVETQGICKGHTLLDQGLKRWNESNPWTGYSPVSVAWTVKVDEVLNYIKQQLMKP